The Gavia stellata isolate bGavSte3 chromosome 1, bGavSte3.hap2, whole genome shotgun sequence genome has a segment encoding these proteins:
- the SHISA2 gene encoding protein shisa-2 homolog has protein sequence MRGGRCWLLLAALGWLLPAGAAASGEYCHGWLDGQGGWRDGFQCPERFDGGDATICCGSCALRYCCSSAEARLDQGACDNDRRQGGGEPGRPGKDGPDGAAVPIYVPFLIVGSVFVAFIILGSLVAACCCRCLRPKQEPQQSRAPGGTRLMETIPMIPSASTSRGSSSRQSSTAASSSSSANSGARAPPTRSQTNCCLPEGTMNNVYVNMPTNFSVLNCQQATQIVPHQGQYLHPQYVGYAVQHDSMPLTPVPPFLDGLQSGFRQIQSPYPHTNSEQKMYPAVTV, from the exons ATGCGGGGCGGGcggtgctggctgctgctggcggcgctgggctggctgctgccggcgggggccgcggccaGCGGCGAGTACTGCCACGGCTGGCTGGACGGGCAGGGCGGCTGGCGGGACGGCTTCCAGTGCCCCGAGCGCTTCGACGGCGGCGACGCCACCATCTGCTGCGGCAGCTGCGCCCTCCGCTACTGCTGCTCCAGCGCCGAGGCGCGCCTCGACCAGGGCGCCTGCGACAACGACCGGCGGCAGGGCGGCGGCGAGCCGGGCCGCCCCGGCAAGGACGGCCCCGACGGCGCGGCAG TGCCCATCTACGTGCCGTTCCTTATTGTTGGATCTGTATTTGTGGCTTTCATCATCTTGGGGTCGCTGGTGGCAGCTTGCTGCTGCAGATGCCTGCGGCCCAAGCAGGAGCCCCAGCAGAGCCGAGCCCCTGGGGGCACCCGCCTGATGGAGACTATCCCCATGATCCCAAGTGCCAGCACCTCCCGGGGCTCCTCCTCCCGCCAGTCAAGCACCgctgccagctccagctccagcgcCAACTCGGGGGCCAGAGCCCCCCCGACCAGGTCCCAGACCAACTGCTGTTTGCCAGAAGGGACCATGAATAACGTCTACGTCAACATGCCGACCAACTTCTCGGTGCTGAACTGCCAGCAGGCCACCCAGATCGTGCCGCACCAGGGGCAGTACCTGCACCCCCAGTACGTGGGCTACGCTGTGCAGCACGACTCGATGCCCCTGACCCCGGTGCCCCCCTTCCTCGACGGTTTGCAGAGCGGCTTCAGGCAGATCCAGTCTCCCTACCCGCACACCAACAGCGAACAAAAGATGTACCCAGCTGTGACTGTGTAG